Genomic segment of Borreliella spielmanii:
AGATTTTAAAATAATTATTGCAACCGGTAGAAGGTTGAGTGAAATTGAAAATGTAAGGAATCAATTAAAAGAAATTAATATTGACAATAATTATCTTGTAACTGCGAATGGAGCTGAAGTGTTTTTGCAAGAAAATTTAATTTTTAGACACGCAATGAGTTATGGTTTAGTAAAAGAGATCCTCAAAATACATGCAGATAATGTTGATGTTAATATTTATACTTATGATACTTGGTATTCTAATTCAGATGTTAAAAGTCCTATTATGAAACATTTTATTAGGGATTTGGGTTTAAATGTTATTATTGGAGATTTAAATGAATTAGGCGTTGATTCTGTTTCTAAGATTGTTTATTATTCTGATGATTTAATAATTCTTAATAAACTTGATAATAAGATTAGAAGCAAAGATTTTCAGGATATAAGGGTGTTTTTTTCTTCTAGGGATTTATTAGAGGTTACAGATATTAATGCTAATAAATATAATGCTATTAAAAATATTGCTTTTCTTGAGAGCATTTCGTTGCGCAATGTTTTAGCCTTTGGGGATAATAATAATGATTATGAGATGCTTAAAAATCTTGGTAAAGGGGTTTTAATGAAGAATGCTAATGAATTTCTTAAAATTAATTTAGTGAATAATGAAATAACAAGATTTAGTAATAATGAGGATGGTGTTGCTAAATTTTTAATTGATTTTTTTGATCTTAATATTAATTATGGATAATTTGTAGTTAATGTTTAATGCATTTGGTTTATTTTTAGCAAAATCTTCTATTTAAAAGATTAATTTATTTATTAAAATATTGGTGTAACTATTGACATGGATTAAACAAAGATATATATTATTCTATGTTGCATAAACAAATTGGCAAATTAGAGATGGAAGATAAAAATATGGTCAAAGTAATAAGAGTCTATGGTGAATGCCTAGGAGCTTTAAGGCGAAGAAGGTCGTGGTAAGCTGCGAAAAGCTTGGGGGAGAAGCAAACATTTATTGATCCCAAGATTACCGAATGGAGTAATCCAGCTAGCAAGATGCTAGCTATCTATTATCTAAATAATAGAGGTGATACCAGGGGAAGTGAACCATCTAAGTACCCTGAGGAAAAGAAATCAAAGAGATT
This window contains:
- a CDS encoding Cof-type HAD-IIB family hydrolase is translated as MNSNYERYKILVFDLDGTLLNNNHEISFLTLEVLLTLGKDFKIIIATGRRLSEIENVRNQLKEINIDNNYLVTANGAEVFLQENLIFRHAMSYGLVKEILKIHADNVDVNIYTYDTWYSNSDVKSPIMKHFIRDLGLNVIIGDLNELGVDSVSKIVYYSDDLIILNKLDNKIRSKDFQDIRVFFSSRDLLEVTDINANKYNAIKNIAFLESISLRNVLAFGDNNNDYEMLKNLGKGVLMKNANEFLKINLVNNEITRFSNNEDGVAKFLIDFFDLNINYG